Part of the Desulfovibrio sp. UIB00 genome is shown below.
CGCGACAGAAAGCCTGCAACAACTGGCCGCCATGCCCCATGTTCGTGTGTGCCTGCACCTCAATATTCTTGAAGGGCGCTGCACGGCACCCGTTTCACAAGTGCGCCCGCTGGTTGATGCAGATGGCATCTTTCGGTTCGGGTTGGGGCAGATGCTCTGTAACCTTGCCACTGGCACTGGCCCCAGCAAAAAGGCCCTGCTTTCAGCCATTCGTAATGAATTTGAAGCCCAGATAGATGCCTTTTCCAGCGGCTTTTCACCATTGCGGCAAAGGGGAGGGCTGCATCTGGACGGGCATCTGCACGTGCACACCATCCCCGCCCTGCGCGGGATCATGCGAGACCTCATGCGGGAACACCCTCCTGCCTATGTGCGCCTGCCCAAGGAACCCGCTCACCTGCCCCCGCTGCCATTGGCCCATCTGCTTGTGGGATGCGCGCGGCGCACCCTGCTCGCGCACTGGTCGAGCGGATTTGCTGCCCTGCTGGATCAGGCTGGCATTGCCCATAACAACTTTTTGTGCGGGCTTGTTAGCGGCGGCAACCTTACCGCAGCGCGGGCCGAGGCTTCCCTTGCGGCCATACAGCGCCAGAAGGAGC
Proteins encoded:
- a CDS encoding ChbG/HpnK family deacetylase, which translates into the protein MRFIVHADDCGLTRQISQDIFACLAQGPLNSVSVIMGGSHATESLQQLAAMPHVRVCLHLNILEGRCTAPVSQVRPLVDADGIFRFGLGQMLCNLATGTGPSKKALLSAIRNEFEAQIDAFSSGFSPLRQRGGLHLDGHLHVHTIPALRGIMRDLMREHPPAYVRLPKEPAHLPPLPLAHLLVGCARRTLLAHWSSGFAALLDQAGIAHNNFLCGLVSGGNLTAARAEASLAAIQRQKERAPLVEIMSHPGGGHDASDACVRHSDFYQSSARLTEKTMLLDGSLNAVLARYGSLQTFGETQP